In Anthocerotibacter panamensis C109, the sequence TGGAGGAGGGTTACCTCAGACCACGGGCAACGGCTGGCTTGGGGGTAGAGCGGATCTAATGCTCAGTCAGCGTCCCCCTAGTTGCGAATAGCTTCCCTTAAGTTGCTCTATGGCTTAAGGGCTGTTTCCTCCGCTTCCTCCTACTGGGCTTGGAGTTAGTGGCAGGGGAATCGGGCTTTCGTTTTTGTCGGGTGGTGGGGTATGTTTGTCGGATTGGTTAACCTACCAACTTAGCTGCTATTGCGTCAGGAGTTCTATGTATTGGAGCCAGTCTTGGGTATAGTTTTCTCTGATGCAAGCGTGGTTCGCCGCGCTCAGGGCTGCCTGCTCGGTCAACTCGCCGGGGATGCCCTGGGCTGAGGGCTGTGTCGGGGTGAATACCCCCCGCCCTAGAGCATTCTGGCCGGTGGATGCTTTGCTGGTAAGTGAGCGGCTTTTGGTTCTGGGCCAAGCGGTGGCGGCGCGGGGACACGAACAGTGAGCAACCGGCGATTGCAGGGAAGAAAACTTACAAGGTCCGCTAGCCCTTAGCCTCCAACTTCACCGCCTGCGCCGTGCCGTAGTAGAGACCGTTGAAGAGGAACTTGAAGGTGCCGTGGGGTTGGGCGCGGTTGACAATCTCCGGGCCAAACAGGAAGAGCTTGCCCTTGCCCACCTGTGCCTCGACTGCGGCGACCCCGTCCTGAAGATAGTTTTGGCCCCAAGCCCAACCACTGCGCAAAGGTCGGTCCGAAGCAAACCAAGCAACCGGGCGTACCCCTTGCAGTTCAGCATTGGGCAGCAATCGAAAAACCGGGCTGTTGTTGAAAAACAGGTCCACCCGCCCCGGAAGCCCGCTAGCTAAGGGATTGCTCGTGTCCACCCCCGCTTGAAGGATCGAGCCCGGAACGTAAAATTTTTCCTTGGGCAAAGGCTTCTCCGTGCCTTGTGAGGAACGCTCGACGAGGGCATTGGCGATAGGTAGCTTCAGATGATAGGCGAGGTTGGTGGAGGAGCCGATGGTGATAATCGTCCCGCCGCCTTCTACAAAGTTCCGCAGTTGGGGCACCGTTTTTGCCACAGTGACAGAGCCTAGTGAGCTTCGATATTCGGCGGGAATTTCTTCAGGTTGGGGGGTCCGCTCAAAGTCATCGTCGGCACGTTCAGCCCGGTCCCGACGCGGGATTGCCCCGTCCACAAAAACCAGCGCATCGTACTTGTGCTCAAGCCCCCCCGCATCCAACGCCTGCGGATAGACCACCTCAAAGGGGAACCCGTACTGCTCAAAGATCCAGCGCGTCCACCCCGAGGGGATCGACCCGCCATAGCGGTCCCACAGTCCAATACGCAAGGGGCGCAATTTCAAGGCTTCGCCGGTAGGGCGGCTTGCGGTAGCTTCAAAACTGAGTCCCAATTCCTGGGTCAGCTTTTGGAGTATAGGTTTGGTCGCCGCACGAGCGGGGATGAAAAAAGTTCCAGTGGGATAGGTTTTACCGTTGGTGCTCAGGGGTTCTTTAAGCCAGTAGACTTGTTGCTGGGCTGCGAGGAGCCGGTTGATGGCGACAAAACTGTCGTTCATCGCGTGGCTCAACAGATAGCCCGCCCCGCCCGCAGGGAGGGCAGCCACCCGCCCGACAGGAGGCGTGACCTCCCCCTCAAGTTTTACAAAAGGGCCATCAAAACCATTGAGGATGCGGTCAAAGGAGATCCCCATCTGGTAGGCGAGGGTCCATCCGGCGTTGTCGTAGGGCGCTTTGGGCGGACCGCCGGGATAAGGAATATCGTTGGGATGGTCCTGCGGCTCGAACATATCGAGGACATGGGGCCGAAATGCCTGAGCGGTCTTGACCACGAAAGAGCCCGCTGGATAGGATTTCCCGGCTACGGTGAACGTACTTTTAGCCTGCTCGACGGTCACCCCCGACTTGATCAAAGTGTTGATAAACTTGGTCGCTGTCAGAAAATCAGGCTGGTCAGCAGGCAGGATATAGCCCCTCGGGTCGCGTAGCCTGGGGTTGCGTAGCAGTTGGTAGTATTTGGTCGGATAGCCCCGGAAGTAGCGCTCCCGCTCGCTGATCTCGGGTTCCTCTCGGGCGATGAGGGCTTTGAGCGCATCAATACGACTCGGATAGTTCGTCCAATGGTCTTCGCTGCCGTGCTGAATCGCATTGCGGCCCATTTGGTAGATATTGTAGAGGAAGTCCTCGCGGTGCTTGGAGGCAATATCGAGGACAGCGCGGTTGGCGGTGATCGAGTAGTCGATGGACTGGCGGAAGTGCCAAGCCTGGGGCGCTATCGGAAAAGGAAGCGTGGAGTTCGCCAACTGCCGCTCGGGTAAAAAAGGAATCTCTATCGGGGTCGGGCTGCCTATCGTCTCGGTCAAAAGGCCCACGATATTGTGAAAGTAGGCCGTAGTCCGCAGCCCCCCGTTCCACCAAGTCGAGAAACTAGCCCCCTCGGTCATCGTGGTCCCCGGCTTGCCCTCAGCCGCCATTCTGCCATGCATCGCCGCCCCGACCAGATCCAATTCCAGCGGAATCAGCGGGTCAAAAACATAATTAAAAGGGTCGCGGAAGGGCGGCGCAAACATGACCGTCCCCGCCGGTCCCGTCTGGTGATGGTTGTACATGATTTGCGGGAACCACTCGCGGTAGAGCACCCGGCTCATGTTGGCGGTCTCCGGTTGGGTGTTCATGTAGGAGTCGCGGTTGTTGTCGTGCCCGATGTACTTCTGATAGAGCCGCGGTAGATCGCTGTAGGAGCGCTTGGTTTTATCTTCTTTACGCATGTACCAATTGGAGACCAATTCCTGTCCGTCGGGATTGGCATGGACTAACAAGATGATCACATCGTCCAAAAAGCGCATCGTCTCCGGGTCGGTTCGACTCACCAACTGATAGGTCATCTCCATCAATTGGTGCGCTCCGAGGACTTCAGAGGCATGGAGTCCGCCATCGATCCAGACCACCGCTTTGCCCTCTTTCGCCAGAGCGTGGGCTTCTTCGTCGGTGAGCCCCTCGGATAGCGCCAGACGACGGGCAATTTCTTTATAGCGATCCAGCTTTTTGTGGTTCTCGGGGGAGGTGACAATAGCCATCAACTGCGGTCTACCTTCGGCGGTTTTACCAATTTCCACAACCTTCATCCGGTCGGATTCCCGGTCAAGTTTGGCCCAGTACTGCATAAATTGGGTGTAGTTAGCGAGGAAGTAGTCATCGCCGATGTTGGCCCCGAATTGGGCCTTGGGAGGGGTGATGGCAGGCAAAACCTGTTGTGCGCCCCCGTCGGGTTGGCTATTTTCAGCCAGAGTGGGCGTCCCCTGGAGTCCCCATACCACAAGCGCCAACAAGGCTAGCGAAGCTTTCTTTCCCATAACCCCATCACCTTCTATTCGTTCCCGATGCTTGCTGTATGGTCCCACAGCCATCCAGCAGTGGCAAGGGGCCGCTGGTCAGAGGTTGCCCGTCTAGCCAAGGAATGGTTTTGGCTTAATGCACGCTCATGGCGCGCCTTGTCGGTACTACTGCCCTTGGAGCATATACTGGCTAACCAATTGAGCTAAGACCGGAATCGACTGTTGGTTGGTGAGACCAAAGGCTTGATACTGACCGTTGTAGGAGTAGTTACGAGCCTGAGCGCCAATGGGCTGCGGCGAAAAACTTCCGTTGGTCAGATAGGGGCTGACCAGACGGGCAATGCCGGGAATAGCCGCTGCTGCCGGACCGCTACAGGAGAGGGGCTGGCCTGCGTTTTGCCCTGCATAGGGCTGGGTCGCGTAAGCGTTGAACACCCGTCTGCCCTGCTGCTGCATCGACAGATATTGGGCGACAAATTGAGCGGTGGTATCCAACGAGAACGGGCTGGGAGTAGCATAGGCCCGAGCAGCGTAAGCGTCATTCTGTACGGACGCTCTATAGGGCTCCGGTGCACCGGGATCATAGGCGTCGGGGTAGGTCGCAAGCGGCGGGTTGGCGGAAGGGCTGGGGATAGCTCGCCCTTGCTGCCGGATGAGTTGGCCCATAAGTTGGGTCAGGATCGGGAGCGCCTGTTGCCCGAAGTCCTGAGCTATGACCGGTGCTGGGAGGACCGTTGTGCCGATGAAAAGAAACGCAAAGAGGGGTTTGGGAAGACGCATGATCATTCACAGGGCATTTATTTCATTATTAAAAAGAGCCTTGAGCATAGCTTGCGGGGAACCCGTAATTAAGCTGCGTTTTCGCGCAACCGGCATTTTGACCCATGAGCCCTGCTACGCGCTAAAACGCCCCCCATCGACGCTAAAAATGCAGTTTGGTCGAGCGACAGCATTTGCTCTGTTACCCTTAACTTAGGAAACTCATCGGACGATAGTTAAAGCGCGTGGCCCTTCAGTCCAACTCCGTCGATCCTGCTTATTTATTTCCTTTTCCTCTGGATGCCTTTCAGTTAGAGGCTATCGGTCATCTGGATGAAGGCCGTTCTGTGGTGGTCTGTGCTCCGACAGGTTCCGGGAAAACCGTTATCGCTGAATACGCGGTCCATCGAGCGGTCGCTCAGGGTAAGCGGGTTTTTTATACCACCCCGCTCAAGGCCCTCTCCAATCAAAAATTCCGTGACTTCTGTGACATTTTTAGCCCCGATCTCGTGGGTTTGTTGACAGGAGATATCTCCATCAACCGACAGGCGGCAGTGGTGGTCATGACCACCGAGATTTTCCGCAATATGCTCTACAACATGCCGATGGGCGAGATGGGTACCAGTCTGGAGGGGCTGCAAGTAGTCATCCTGGACGAATGCCACTATATGAACGATTCCCAGCGGGGGACAGTCTGGGAAGAGTCGATCATCTACTGTCCCAATGACATCCAAATGGTCGCCCTGTCGGCCACGATTGCCAATGCCGGACAATTGACCGACTGGATCGACCGGGTCCACGGTCCCACCCGCTTGGTCTATTCCGACTTTCGCCCTGTGCCACTGCGTCACCACTTCTGCGAGCGCAAGGGCTTGACCCCGCTGTTGAACGAACAAAAAAGCGGGCTACACCCCACACTCCGCCCCTATAAAAAGGCCGGAGCACACATCGAGACCACCGATCCTCAAGTGGTGGTCAGCCACTTGGCGAGCCGCGATATGCTGCCTGCCATCTACTTCATCTTCAGTCGCCGGGGCTGCGACGAAGCTCTGACCAAGGTCAAGGGGCTCAAGCTCGTCAACACCCGCGAGCAAGCACAACTGCGCGAGCATATCGACGAATTCCTGCGCGTCTCTCCCGATGGTGTCCGGGGTCACCAGCTAGAAGCGCTGTATAACGGCATGGCAGTCCACCATGCCGGAGTCTTGCCCCTGTGGAAGGGGTTGGTGGAACAGCTCTTCCAACAGGGTCTTATTAAAGTCGTCTTTGCCACCGAAACTCTGGCGGCAGGCATCAATATGCCCGCCCGGACGACGGTAATCGGAATGCTCTCCAAGCGCACCGACACCGGTCACCGCACGCTCCACGCCTCGGAATTCCTCCAGATGGCAGGGCGAGCAGGCCGTCGCGGAATGGACCCGGTGGGCCATGTGGTCGTTCTGCCCAGCCCTTTCGAGTCCGCCCATGAAGCTGCCCGACTGGTCCTCTCAGAGAGTGACCCCCTGGTTAGCCAGTTCACCCCTAGCTACGGAATGGTCCTCAACCTCCTGGAGCGTCACACTTTAGAGAGTGCCCGGACCCTGATTGAGCGAAGTTTCGGGCAATACCTCGCCACTTTACACCTGGAGCCGCTCTACGAAGAGCGCCGAATCTTGATGGCTGAACAAGAGGAGTTACACCGTCAGGTCACTCCAATCACCGAAGAGGACCTTACCAGCTACGAGAAGTTGCGCGGCAAACTCAAAGCCACCCGCCGCATTGCCAAGACTCTGGAGCATCAGGCCCAAGAAGGGGCCAGTCTGCACAGCGGAGCACTCCTTCTGGTCCGCCATCCCCAAAAAAAACAGCATACCCTCGCAGTCCTAGTCGAAAACATTCCCTTCGACCCGCCGCTCTACGCCTGCTTGAGCCAGGACAACCAGTGGCTGATGCTAGATGACAAGTACCTCATCACCTACTACCCCCAGACTATTTCGCTACCTGCGGGCCTCGTTACACCCAGTCGCCTACCGATGCAGGCCGGGACCACCCTAGTCGGGGGTGAGCCGACCAAGGCGATAGCCCGTCTCATCCCGCCTCATCCCCTTGCACCCGCGTCCGCCCCCAGTCCTGGAAAGGCCCAGGTCGCCCCCCCCGAGGTCGCAGACTATCAGCGCATGATCCAAGACCTGGAAGCTCAAATCGAAGCTCACCCTGCCCACAACCTCCACCGCAAAACCTGGGAGAAGCATTTCGAGCGCGTCCAGAAAC encodes:
- a CDS encoding M14 family metallopeptidase, translated to MGKKASLALLALVVWGLQGTPTLAENSQPDGGAQQVLPAITPPKAQFGANIGDDYFLANYTQFMQYWAKLDRESDRMKVVEIGKTAEGRPQLMAIVTSPENHKKLDRYKEIARRLALSEGLTDEEAHALAKEGKAVVWIDGGLHASEVLGAHQLMEMTYQLVSRTDPETMRFLDDVIILLVHANPDGQELVSNWYMRKEDKTKRSYSDLPRLYQKYIGHDNNRDSYMNTQPETANMSRVLYREWFPQIMYNHHQTGPAGTVMFAPPFRDPFNYVFDPLIPLELDLVGAAMHGRMAAEGKPGTTMTEGASFSTWWNGGLRTTAYFHNIVGLLTETIGSPTPIEIPFLPERQLANSTLPFPIAPQAWHFRQSIDYSITANRAVLDIASKHREDFLYNIYQMGRNAIQHGSEDHWTNYPSRIDALKALIAREEPEISERERYFRGYPTKYYQLLRNPRLRDPRGYILPADQPDFLTATKFINTLIKSGVTVEQAKSTFTVAGKSYPAGSFVVKTAQAFRPHVLDMFEPQDHPNDIPYPGGPPKAPYDNAGWTLAYQMGISFDRILNGFDGPFVKLEGEVTPPVGRVAALPAGGAGYLLSHAMNDSFVAINRLLAAQQQVYWLKEPLSTNGKTYPTGTFFIPARAATKPILQKLTQELGLSFEATASRPTGEALKLRPLRIGLWDRYGGSIPSGWTRWIFEQYGFPFEVVYPQALDAGGLEHKYDALVFVDGAIPRRDRAERADDDFERTPQPEEIPAEYRSSLGSVTVAKTVPQLRNFVEGGGTIITIGSSTNLAYHLKLPIANALVERSSQGTEKPLPKEKFYVPGSILQAGVDTSNPLASGLPGRVDLFFNNSPVFRLLPNAELQGVRPVAWFASDRPLRSGWAWGQNYLQDGVAAVEAQVGKGKLFLFGPEIVNRAQPHGTFKFLFNGLYYGTAQAVKLEAKG
- a CDS encoding DEAD/DEAH box helicase produces the protein MALQSNSVDPAYLFPFPLDAFQLEAIGHLDEGRSVVVCAPTGSGKTVIAEYAVHRAVAQGKRVFYTTPLKALSNQKFRDFCDIFSPDLVGLLTGDISINRQAAVVVMTTEIFRNMLYNMPMGEMGTSLEGLQVVILDECHYMNDSQRGTVWEESIIYCPNDIQMVALSATIANAGQLTDWIDRVHGPTRLVYSDFRPVPLRHHFCERKGLTPLLNEQKSGLHPTLRPYKKAGAHIETTDPQVVVSHLASRDMLPAIYFIFSRRGCDEALTKVKGLKLVNTREQAQLREHIDEFLRVSPDGVRGHQLEALYNGMAVHHAGVLPLWKGLVEQLFQQGLIKVVFATETLAAGINMPARTTVIGMLSKRTDTGHRTLHASEFLQMAGRAGRRGMDPVGHVVVLPSPFESAHEAARLVLSESDPLVSQFTPSYGMVLNLLERHTLESARTLIERSFGQYLATLHLEPLYEERRILMAEQEELHRQVTPITEEDLTSYEKLRGKLKATRRIAKTLEHQAQEGASLHSGALLLVRHPQKKQHTLAVLVENIPFDPPLYACLSQDNQWLMLDDKYLITYYPQTISLPAGLVTPSRLPMQAGTTLVGGEPTKAIARLIPPHPLAPASAPSPGKAQVAPPEVADYQRMIQDLEAQIEAHPAHNLHRKTWEKHFERVQKLEHRLDQLTREFADQGEYYWLEFLKLVRLLDQFGFLEQGVPSEKGRVAASLRGDNELWLGLALLSGELDHLTPAQLAAVCCALVSEPPRPHSWVTVMPCAKVEDATEGLRQVRRDLLKRQRRQEVYTPAWLETKLTGLVEQWASGLDWSKLVRLTNLDEGDLVRLLRRTLDLLRQIPYTPGLSRTLTQAASQAQQLMDRPPVSEVL